Within Micromonospora parathelypteridis, the genomic segment CGGTCGGTATGGAGCAGACCTGGAGCCTCGCCACCGAAGCGACCTTCTACCTGGCGCTGCCGGTGATCGCGGTGCTCGGCCGGCACCTGGGTGGTCGGAACCCGCTGGCGCGGGCGCGGCGCCAACTGGCACTCGGCATCGCACTCGTTGTGGCCGGCCTCGTCTGGAACGTCTACGCGCACGGCCAGAACGCGCCCCTACCGGGGTTGTCGTGGCTCTGGCTGCCGGCCTTCCTGGACTGGTTCGGCATCGGCATCATGCTGGCCGTTCTCGCCTCGTGGCCTCCCAGCACCTCCTCCTCCCCGTTCCTCCCGGAGCTGGCCATGAACGGGTCCGACCGCCGCGAGGAGGACCTGTGGTCCGCCACGCCGCGCGGGCTCCGAGTCCTCACGTTCGCCCCCGGGACGTCGTGGCTCATCGCCGGCGCGCTGCTCTGGATCGCCAGCACGCCGATCGCCGGCCCCCGCGGGCTTGAGCCCGCCACCCCGGTCGAGTCGGTCACCGAACACCTGTTGTTCCTGCTCATCACGTGGTGCGTGATCGCCCCGCTCGTCGGCCGGGGTTCGGGCGGGGTGCCGCGTGCGCTCCTGCTGCAGCCGCTGGTCAGGTTCCTCGGTCGAATCTCCTACGGCATCTTCCTCTGGCACATCCTCGCCCTCGAGGCGTGCTTCCGACTGCTTGGATTGACCCGAATGCACAGCTCGTTCTGGGTGGTCCTGGCGCTGACTCTGGCCCTCACCATCCCGGCCGCGACCGCCAGCTACTACCTCATCGAGCGGCCGATGCAGCGGCTGCGGAGATTCCTGGAGAGGCGGGCCGCCGGCCGCGGGCCCGGAGCCGCGCCCGCCGTCCGTGCGGAAACGCCGACGCGGGTGCCAGTGCCGCAGGCCGCGGCGTCGGGCCCAGCCGAGCACCCGACCCTCCCGGCGCGACTCGTACTTCCCGCGGACCCTTCGGGAACGCAACACCAGGGCGGCGACAGCGACGAGAAGCAGGGCCGTCGGGAGCACGGCGAGTAGCTCAGCTACCGATTCGTTGCTGACGCGCCACAACCACCATCGCTCGGTCCCGTAGATCGCGAGGCCCGCGGCGGCTGGCACCCAGATCCACCCGGGGGTGGGCATTCGACGCCGGTGCAGCGCCACGACCACGACCGCGCAGCCAAGCCCGACCAGACCCCCGAGCAGCGCCGGTACGCCGACCGCGAGAAGCGGTGCGGTCGCCAGTGTGGATGGGACCACCGGGTACGACGGTCGATGGCGACGCGCGGGGAGCACGGCTGCCACGATCAACAGCAGGAGCAGACCTGCGGCGACAGCCAGGATGCGCTCGTACTGCATCCCGGGTGTGAAGTCGAGCTCGACCCGGCCGGCGGCCCCGGCCGGCACGAACCAGGCCTGCTTCCACCCGTCGACGCGGGTCGGTTGGAGCCGGACACCGTCCAGCGTGGCGCGCCAGCCGGCATTGGCGTTCTCCGGGACGACCAGATAGCTGCTGCCCCCCGGCCCGACCTCGACCGACCGATGCTGGTCGGTCCAGCTGAGCACCGCCGATGCCTGACGGGACGGCTCGACGGCCGCCCCGGAGGGTGTCTCGCCGCTGAGGATCACGCTGTCGACGACGAACCGGTCCGCCGGAGCGGAGACCTCGTTCGGGCCGGCGCGCAGCGGAACAAGGTCGGCGTTCGCCTTCGGCTTGGCCTTGGCGTTCGTCTCGATCGTGCAGGCGCGGTATCGCAGCGGCCGCAGATCCCGTAGGTCCCGCAGAGTGCCGGACAGGGTGGTCGGCACCGTTGCTCCGTTGACGACGACCGCCGGCCCCGCACCACACGGCAACGTCACGGCACGGTCCAGGCCGCGGGGCAGGTTGGCCGCGGGCAGACCCTCCACGTCCACACCGCTGAGGCCGACCGGGAGGGGCCGTGGCTCGAAGAACGCCGTCGAGCGACTGATCCGCGGCACCGTCGAGGTCACGGCCATGAAGAGGTTGCGCGTACGCAGGGCTGGGAAGCGGGCTACCCCGTCCGGGCCGACGGCCACTTCCCGGATACCGTCGTCGCCGGTGATCCGAAGCGTCCTCGGCGGTGCCGCGACGAGGGTCGCCGCAAACCGCAACCGCACCCAACTCACCTTGCGGGCCTTGGCCCACCGCAGTTCCACGGTCGGCTGCGGGTCGTTCGGGTCGGCCAACCACGCCGTTCCGTCGTCGCCGTCGCCCAACGCCCGCGCCGAGGCGACCGGGTCCGCGAACCAGGCGCTCGACGCGGTGAAGGTCTGCCCGCCCACCATCTCGTCGTAGACAGCGAGCGCGGTGGCCGGCGCGGCGCGGGCCATGCCGGTGAGGCTGACGGTGGTCGCGCTCGGCAGATCGAAGCGACGGGGCACCAGGCCGGCCTCCTCACCCTGGCGGATCAGGTCGGGCGCGCAGAGGTAGTTGTCGCCGGCGACGGCGCAGGCCGGTCGGTCGACGGCCTTTCGGGCCAGTGCGATGACCTCCGGCGCAGCGGTGGAGGCGGGCGCTGCCGGCAGCCGTAGGTAGCGCACCGGATTCACGCCCGGCACCCGCAGGTCCCGGAGCCCCGCGCGCCGCCCCGGCACGTCGAAGCCGGCGACGCCGTCGATCGTCACGCGAAGCCAGGTGGTACGCCCGGAGGGCAACGTCAACCGCAGCGGGGCTCGGCCCGCGCCGGTCACCTCGTGCACCACGGTCCCACCCTTGGTGCTGATCTCGACCCGGGTGACCCGAGCGCCGATGATCTCGTCGTCGACCACCTGCAGCTCCACCGAACCGGGCTGGATCGCTTCCGGGAAGCGGACCTCCAGCCACTGGCCCACCGGTTTCCGGGCACCGTCGGACAACCAGGCCGTACCGCTGTCGCCGTCCAGGGCCGCGAATGGGCCGGCGGACGGGTCACGCAGCCCGGCCGGGCCGGCGACGTCGGCCGCGCTGGACGAGACCCGCACGTCGGTCACCCCGGCATAGCCGGCCGAGGTGACCGACCCGTCCCAGGCGGGGTCGAGGATGTCGTGGACCGCGCGTACCTGGCGGGGCTGGTCCGCGGGGGTGAACGTCCGCGAGGTGTTGCCGCGCAGGAGTCCGAAGTCGACCTCCCGGCTGCGGAGGCTGTCGGCGAGCACCGTGCCGCCACCACCGGTAGCGACCGGGTCGTCACCGTTGAGGATCACCGGCCGGTTACCGAGGACACCGGCGTCGCTGAGATCCAGCAGCGTCTCCGGCGCGCCGACCAGGTCGAGCGGGTGCGCCGCGTCCGCCAGGCTGACCTGGGGGGTCGGCCGGTCCACCTGGTAGATCTCCACCGCCGGGTACGACTTGCGCAGCCCGTAGTCCCACGCCCCACCGAGATCCGGCGGCAGTCCGACGCTCGGCCCGAACTCGGCGGCTTTGAACAGCCCCGGTGTGCTGTCGAGGGTCCGATGCACCAGCAGCGGCCAGGCGATGGCGCCGACGGGTTGACGAAGGTCGTTGCGAACGAGCAGATAGCGCACGCCGAGCCGAGCGAGCACGTCGGCCAGGCCCGGCGAGACCGCGCCGGCGGCGAGCCGGTCGTCGATCGCAGAGAGCAGCCGCGCGTTTCCCGCGGAACCGGCCGGCACCAGCGAACGCACCGCCCACGGTGAGTCCAACAGGGGTTGGACCGGCTCGTCCAACGAGCGCCCCCAGTCGTACTCGGCGAAGTTGGACCCGGGCACCAGCAGCGTCGTACCGGGGCCCGCGTGCCGGTCGAGCCAACCGGTCGCCTGCCGCCAGTGCTCGGGCAGGGCTGGGAAACCGCCACCCGCCGTGAGGCCCGCACTACCCGCGCCGGTGCCGACCGCGACGAGCGCCACGGCGGTGATTCCCAGCGCCACCCGCCGGGGCGCCATCCCGGTGGGCCGGGAGAACCGGCGAATGACGGCGATCAGGCCGACGGTGTCCAGCATGTGCGCGGTGGCCAGAGCCAGTGGCAGGCGGATGACGACATCGAACTTGTGCAGGTTGCGGAGCGCGCCCAGTGGGCCGTCGAGCGCCTCCCGCACCGTCGCGGCGAAGGGAGCACCCCCGTCCGACAGGTTTCCCGCGGTCAGGGTCAGCAACCCGACCAGCGCCGCGATGAGGAGGAATCGTCGCTCCGGCAGGTCCCGACGGGCCAGGCCGGCCAGCCCGATGCAGGCGATCAGACCGGTGAGCAGGACCATCCAGGGCACGGTGACCAGTGACCAACCCGAGGGCCACCAGGGCACCCCGTCGACCGCCAGGTGGCCCACCCAGTGGGTGGCACCGCGGACGGCCTCCGGGAGGGTGGTCACTCCGGTCGTCACCGCCGCGCTCTCGGTGAAGGGCAGGAACGGGAAGCCGTACCTCTGCAGAAGCAGCAGCGGCGCGAGCCACCAGAAGGTGGCCGCCACCATCGCCACCGTCCAGCAGGCCAGCAGGCGGACACGCCGCTTTCCGGGGGCACGCGTCACCACGAAGAGAAAGGCCGGCAGTACGGCGCACGCGGCGGCCGCCCCGTTCGCTCCACCCATGCAGACCACCGCGAGTCCGCTGAGTGCGGCCGCCCGTCGCAGTGAGCCGCCCGCAGCTCCCTTGACCAGCGGCAGCAGCACCCACGGGGCGACGCAGTACGGCAGCAGCTCCAGTGAGACCGTGCCGACCAGGGTCAAGGCCCGAGGTGAGAGGGCGAACACCGCGCCGGCGACCAGGCGGGACGCCGGGCCACCGAGGTCGAGGGCGCGCGCCAGACGCACCACACCGGTGAGGGCGACGCAGAGCAGGGCCGCCATCCACAGGCGTTGGACGAGCCACGGCGGGAGGCCCACCGCCTCACCGAGGAGGAAGAACGGCCCCATCGGGA encodes:
- a CDS encoding acyltransferase family protein codes for the protein MGCRGPVSRPVKATPINGERHRSEPNTGRTDGWLPALEGLRAVAVLGVLVHHVSFLSGLTNSYGRFGDVLARLDVGIAIFFALSAFLLYRPFARAAIHSQPQPPVRAYLWHRAVRILPGYWAMAVVALTWLNIDYLRSLWDWAIPLLLVHIYQPLRLPVGMEQTWSLATEATFYLALPVIAVLGRHLGGRNPLARARRQLALGIALVVAGLVWNVYAHGQNAPLPGLSWLWLPAFLDWFGIGIMLAVLASWPPSTSSSPFLPELAMNGSDRREEDLWSATPRGLRVLTFAPGTSWLIAGALLWIASTPIAGPRGLEPATPVESVTEHLLFLLITWCVIAPLVGRGSGGVPRALLLQPLVRFLGRISYGIFLWHILALEACFRLLGLTRMHSSFWVVLALTLALTIPAATASYYLIERPMQRLRRFLERRAAGRGPGAAPAVRAETPTRVPVPQAAASGPAEHPTLPARLVLPADPSGTQHQGGDSDEKQGRREHGE